The following are from one region of the Stanieria cyanosphaera PCC 7437 genome:
- a CDS encoding glycosyltransferase family 4 protein has translation MSLQKPMRVGYVLKRYPRYSETFVVNEILAHEAVGLEIEIFALRPPEDTHFQNIISQVRAPVHYIRRPAQGRKSESLNSLAPTAASYFWAELQEASRVLPNLWSKLGVGFGERASTVYQAAWLAREVQLKNITHLHAHFGTVATSVARLASHFTGVPYTFTAHAKDIFHESVDYEDLRRKLSDASAVVTVSDFNLKYLQDTYDTAAERVQRIYNGLDLSQLNYHSPLHRSPLIVFVGRLIEKKGVLILVDACAKLKDWGCEFRCQIIGTGSLQKQLQQHIQQLQLDSVVEIVGPRPQNEVFESIQQASAFAAPYVIGSDGNRDGLPTVLLESMALGTPCVATDVTGIPEIVRHEETGLLVPQHNAEALAHALKQLLNNATERQQLSLQARKLIENLFDIHRNTASLRTLFQSTNTKINQQILQEV, from the coding sequence ATGTCGCTCCAAAAACCGATGCGCGTTGGTTATGTACTGAAACGCTATCCCCGTTATTCTGAAACCTTTGTGGTCAATGAGATTTTGGCTCACGAAGCGGTAGGACTTGAAATTGAAATCTTTGCCCTGCGTCCTCCTGAAGATACCCATTTTCAAAACATTATTTCTCAGGTACGCGCCCCTGTTCATTACATCCGCAGACCAGCACAAGGACGTAAAAGCGAATCACTCAACAGTTTAGCACCTACGGCAGCCAGCTATTTTTGGGCAGAGTTACAAGAAGCTAGTCGAGTCCTACCCAATTTGTGGTCAAAGTTGGGCGTAGGGTTTGGGGAAAGAGCTAGTACTGTTTATCAAGCTGCCTGGTTAGCACGGGAAGTGCAATTGAAAAACATTACTCACCTCCACGCTCATTTTGGTACAGTAGCAACTAGTGTCGCTCGTCTTGCTTCTCACTTTACAGGTGTTCCCTACACCTTCACTGCTCACGCCAAAGATATCTTTCACGAAAGCGTTGATTATGAAGATTTACGTCGCAAACTCAGTGATGCTTCAGCCGTTGTTACCGTCAGCGATTTCAACCTTAAGTATCTTCAAGACACTTATGATACCGCTGCGGAGCGGGTACAACGAATTTATAACGGCTTAGATTTATCACAGTTAAATTATCATTCCCCTTTGCATCGTTCACCATTAATCGTTTTTGTTGGTCGACTGATTGAGAAAAAAGGCGTATTAATTCTAGTGGATGCTTGTGCCAAGCTGAAAGATTGGGGTTGTGAATTTCGCTGTCAAATTATTGGAACAGGTTCACTTCAAAAACAATTACAGCAACACATTCAACAATTACAGTTAGATTCAGTTGTCGAAATTGTTGGCCCTCGTCCACAAAATGAAGTATTTGAATCTATCCAGCAGGCATCTGCCTTTGCTGCCCCTTATGTAATTGGTTCAGACGGTAATCGAGATGGTTTGCCAACGGTACTATTAGAATCAATGGCATTGGGAACACCGTGTGTGGCTACTGATGTCACAGGAATTCCAGAAATTGTTCGACACGAAGAAACTGGTTTACTAGTGCCTCAACACAACGCCGAAGCTTTAGCTCACGCTCTCAAACAACTTTTAAACAATGCTACTGAACGGCAACAATTATCATTACAGGCAAGAAAATTGATTGAAAATTTATTCGACATTCACCGCAACACCGCTTCTTTACGGACGTTATTCCAATCAACCAATACAAAAATTAATCAACAAATACTTCAGGAGGTTTAA
- a CDS encoding glycosyltransferase family 4 protein has protein sequence MRIAYICADPGVPVFGQKGCSIHVQEILRSLLKLGHQVTLFAIRLGDHPPEDLAQIPVYRLPPIPKGEQSMREKVALAVNPDLQLELELAGSFDLIYERYSLWSFSGMEYARAKGIPGILEVNAPLIEEQAKHRGLIYCKSAEGVAQRVFTAASKIVAVSAPIKNYLTNYVSPEKIHVIPNGVNCERFASPLLPTFPTNSETFVVGFVGSLKPWHGLSILTDAFTRLHQRVSQSRLLIVGDGPEREKIEADLLARNLQSAVHFTGAVTPNQIPGLLASMNVAVAPYPERTDQRSRLRPGVRLQVGRDFYFSPLKVYEYMAAGLPVVTSSIGQLTDLIEDGINGILCPPGDAEALANALELLWRSPELAMSLGNLARHTVLQNHTWDAIAHEILTLANVNQLVGGFR, from the coding sequence ATGCGTATTGCCTATATTTGCGCCGATCCAGGCGTTCCAGTTTTTGGTCAAAAAGGTTGTTCAATCCATGTGCAAGAAATATTGCGATCGCTATTAAAACTTGGTCATCAAGTGACTTTGTTTGCGATTCGCTTAGGAGATCATCCCCCTGAAGACTTAGCTCAGATTCCTGTTTACCGCTTGCCTCCTATTCCTAAAGGAGAGCAGTCAATGCGAGAAAAAGTCGCTTTAGCAGTCAATCCAGATTTACAGCTAGAACTTGAACTAGCGGGTTCATTTGATCTAATTTACGAACGTTACTCTCTCTGGAGTTTTAGCGGGATGGAATATGCCCGAGCCAAAGGAATTCCAGGTATTTTAGAAGTTAATGCACCTTTAATTGAAGAACAGGCAAAGCATCGAGGATTAATCTATTGCAAAAGTGCTGAAGGCGTTGCCCAACGAGTCTTTACCGCAGCGAGTAAGATTGTGGCTGTTTCTGCACCAATTAAAAATTATTTAACTAACTATGTAAGTCCCGAAAAAATCCACGTTATTCCTAATGGTGTCAATTGCGAGAGGTTCGCTTCACCTCTACTTCCCACTTTTCCTACCAATTCAGAAACTTTTGTCGTAGGATTTGTCGGTAGTTTGAAACCCTGGCATGGTCTATCAATTTTGACCGATGCTTTTACTCGTCTGCATCAACGAGTTTCCCAATCAAGACTTTTAATTGTCGGCGATGGTCCCGAACGAGAAAAAATAGAAGCTGATTTGTTGGCACGAAATTTACAATCTGCCGTTCATTTTACAGGTGCTGTTACCCCTAATCAAATTCCAGGATTGCTAGCTTCGATGAACGTGGCGGTTGCTCCGTACCCTGAACGAACCGACCAACGGTCACGCTTGCGACCTGGAGTTCGACTCCAGGTCGGTCGTGACTTTTATTTTTCTCCCCTCAAAGTCTATGAATACATGGCAGCAGGATTACCTGTTGTCACTAGTTCGATTGGACAACTTACTGATTTAATCGAAGACGGGATTAATGGCATACTTTGCCCTCCTGGGGATGCAGAGGCATTAGCCAATGCTTTGGAACTACTATGGCGATCGCCAGAACTAGCCATGAGTCTGGGTAATTTGGCTCGTCATACTGTCTTACAAAATCATACTTGGGATGCGATCGCTCATGAAATCCTAACCTTAGCGAATGTTAATCAACTAGTAGGAGGATTTAGGTAA
- a CDS encoding ABC transporter ATP-binding protein, whose product MAASKSLQKSIPGLWRVLRYFSPYIRKQQKLILISGIALIADVGLRVLEPWPLKFVFDYVLIQNQPPANLPLLNNLTPVWLLTFSALAAIAIPALRALAAYWSTISLALVGSRVIAEVREHLYRHLQNLSLSYHTKARSGDLIVRVSSDASRLQEILITAALPLLVSILTLFGMLVVMFWIDRDLTLLSLITLPWFGLLATRLSERIRESSLKQRKQEGAVAATAAESIAAIKLVKALSLQEPFAQIFARQNQSSLNESVQTQQLASHLERTVDVVIAIGTAVVLWYGSWLALRDALTPGDVLVFLTYLKNAFKPVQNFAKYTGRLAKAAASGERILDVLEETPDVQDLPGAITAPSFRGDVEFERVSFGYEPNQILLNNINLKVQAGQQVAIVGTSGGGKSTLVSLLMRLYDPISGAVKIDGRDLREYTLDSMRSQISTVLQDSLLFAATIRENIAYGVDVSEDEIIAAAKLANAHQFITALPQGYDTVVGERGATLSGGQRQRIAIARAAIRQAPILILDEPTTGLDKENEQVVIEALQRLAQNRTTFIITHDLHLATRADLIIYLEGGQIKEQGSHSQLLRSNGRYAALYQMQSAVK is encoded by the coding sequence ATGGCAGCGAGCAAATCTTTACAAAAGTCTATTCCTGGACTATGGAGGGTTTTGCGTTATTTCTCTCCTTACATTCGCAAACAGCAAAAATTAATACTTATTAGTGGAATTGCTTTAATTGCTGATGTAGGGCTGCGCGTTCTCGAACCTTGGCCTCTCAAGTTTGTGTTTGATTACGTTTTGATTCAAAATCAACCACCTGCAAACCTACCCTTACTGAATAACCTCACTCCTGTTTGGTTACTAACTTTTTCCGCTCTTGCTGCGATCGCAATTCCTGCACTGCGCGCTCTTGCTGCTTACTGGAGTACGATCAGTTTAGCTTTAGTAGGAAGTCGTGTTATCGCTGAAGTACGCGAACATCTTTACCGCCATTTACAAAATCTTTCTCTTTCCTATCATACTAAAGCCAGAAGCGGTGATCTGATTGTCAGAGTTAGTAGCGATGCTAGTAGACTACAGGAAATTTTAATTACGGCAGCCTTACCCCTATTAGTTAGCATTTTGACTTTGTTTGGGATGTTAGTGGTGATGTTCTGGATTGATCGCGATTTAACGCTGCTTTCCTTAATCACACTGCCTTGGTTTGGTTTACTAGCAACTCGTTTAAGCGAACGTATTCGGGAATCTTCTCTAAAACAACGTAAGCAAGAAGGTGCAGTAGCTGCTACCGCTGCCGAGTCTATTGCTGCGATCAAACTAGTCAAAGCTCTTTCTCTTCAAGAACCATTTGCTCAAATTTTTGCTCGACAAAATCAAAGTAGTCTTAATGAAAGTGTCCAAACTCAACAATTGGCTTCTCACCTAGAGCGAACAGTTGATGTGGTCATTGCTATTGGTACAGCAGTAGTACTATGGTACGGCTCATGGCTAGCATTGCGAGATGCCCTCACTCCTGGAGATGTACTAGTATTTCTTACCTATCTGAAGAATGCCTTTAAACCAGTCCAGAATTTTGCCAAATATACGGGAAGATTAGCCAAAGCTGCTGCTTCGGGAGAAAGAATCTTAGATGTTTTAGAAGAAACTCCCGATGTTCAAGATTTGCCTGGTGCAATTACTGCACCTTCTTTTCGTGGTGATGTGGAATTTGAGCGCGTTAGTTTTGGTTACGAACCTAACCAAATCCTGTTAAACAATATCAATTTAAAAGTACAAGCAGGACAACAAGTAGCCATTGTGGGAACTTCTGGCGGTGGGAAATCTACTCTAGTTAGCTTACTAATGCGTCTTTACGATCCTATTTCTGGTGCAGTAAAAATCGACGGACGAGATCTGCGAGAATACACCTTAGATTCTATGCGATCGCAAATAAGTACCGTTTTACAGGATAGTCTTTTATTTGCTGCTACCATCCGCGAAAATATTGCCTATGGGGTTGATGTCAGCGAAGATGAGATTATCGCTGCTGCCAAACTTGCCAATGCTCATCAATTTATTACTGCACTTCCCCAAGGCTACGATACAGTGGTAGGAGAACGCGGTGCAACCCTCTCAGGAGGACAAAGACAAAGAATTGCGATCGCTCGTGCTGCTATTCGTCAAGCACCAATTCTGATTCTTGATGAACCTACTACTGGTTTAGATAAAGAAAACGAACAGGTTGTCATTGAAGCTTTACAAAGACTTGCCCAAAACCGCACAACTTTTATCATTACTCACGATCTTCATCTGGCTACCCGTGCCGATTTAATTATTTATTTAGAAGGTGGACAAATAAAAGAGCAAGGCAGTCACTCACAGTTGCTTCGTAGCAATGGTCGTTATGCAGCCCTTTATCAAATGCAATCGGCAGTTAAGTAG
- a CDS encoding phosphotransferase family protein — MVLASNVFVSDPFNSANDPKMPFLAEALNPIKVQKYLTKALFNQFKNIQLHAIRVIRHKLGRRCAIAYELTVDTQSLVIIGKARAKGLDHHSYELQRSLWQAGFSEDSSDGISVPEPLGIIPEWQMWLQKKVPGTIATDLLPGTEGVAIASKIAEAAHKLHQTGIFTRRCHTMSDELNILHERLPQVAQQYPQWEKRLEQILSKCDRLGANTPELSQCGIHRDFYGDQVIVNGEHLYLIDLDLYCQGNPALDIGNFIAHITEYSLRILGNPNALADREAAMAERFIQFHGEAIRLGIQSYTTLTLVRHIYISTQISDRSSFTEAILELCEQRLR; from the coding sequence ATGGTGTTAGCCTCAAACGTTTTTGTTAGCGATCCTTTTAATAGCGCGAACGATCCGAAAATGCCTTTTCTAGCAGAGGCACTCAATCCAATTAAAGTACAAAAATACTTGACCAAAGCATTATTCAATCAATTCAAAAATATTCAACTTCATGCTATTCGTGTCATTCGCCATAAACTCGGACGACGTTGTGCGATCGCTTATGAATTAACAGTTGACACCCAATCTCTGGTGATAATTGGCAAAGCAAGAGCAAAAGGACTAGACCACCACAGCTACGAACTACAGCGATCGCTTTGGCAGGCAGGATTTTCAGAAGATAGTAGCGATGGTATCTCTGTACCTGAACCTCTAGGTATCATTCCCGAATGGCAGATGTGGTTACAAAAAAAAGTGCCAGGAACGATTGCTACTGATTTATTACCTGGAACAGAAGGTGTTGCGATCGCTTCTAAAATTGCTGAAGCTGCCCATAAACTACATCAAACTGGTATTTTTACCCGTCGTTGTCACACTATGAGCGACGAATTAAACATTTTACATGAGCGTCTTCCTCAAGTAGCTCAACAATATCCCCAGTGGGAAAAACGGTTAGAACAGATTTTATCAAAGTGCGATCGCTTAGGGGCTAATACTCCAGAACTATCACAGTGCGGTATTCACAGGGATTTTTATGGCGACCAAGTTATTGTCAATGGCGAGCATCTTTATTTGATCGACCTAGATCTTTATTGTCAGGGCAATCCTGCTCTCGACATCGGTAATTTTATCGCTCATATAACTGAGTATAGTCTTCGTATTTTAGGCAATCCCAATGCTTTAGCGGATCGAGAAGCAGCTATGGCAGAAAGATTTATTCAGTTTCATGGAGAAGCGATTCGTTTAGGGATACAATCTTATACCACGCTGACACTAGTAAGACATATTTACATTAGTACCCAAATTAGCGACCGTAGTTCTTTTACAGAAGCAATTTTAGAACTGTGTGAACAGCGTTTGCGCTAA
- a CDS encoding iron uptake porin produces MMNQEGKFRLIIFSSLLMLINVTPATASSIRKVQDYSSQIPSVSQLSDVSPDDWAYEALRSLVERYGCISGFPDGSYRGNQTLTRNEFAVALNNCLQNIESLDTQIERDTLATIQRLQSEFSPQLTRLGNKIEQLETRVTTLENQQFSPNLELEGEVIFAPLVAIGGNKADGSGESVEENVALGNRVRLTLESSFTGKDELKVRLQSRQVAELEEVTGTQMSNLGFDGDDGEQFEIDELGYQFLLGQQTSITLSTGGEGLGDYVPTVSRWFSGSSDGSISTFGRENPIRRQGEGAGLGISHDFSDAINFSTAYVAIDSEDPEAGLFYGPFAAIAQVTFTPLDSLAFSLTYTNSYNSFNTGTGSRLTGNPFNDSSDAIKANAYGAEAAIAITPTFNIGGRIGYLEANAKDLSENPEADILTWTAFLALEDVGTEGSVAGLIFGQPPKVIDNSFGEDFEDPDTSLHIEAFYQLPLNDNIAITPGMFVITNPEHNSNNDTIYIGTIRTTFSF; encoded by the coding sequence ATGATGAATCAAGAGGGAAAATTTCGTTTAATTATTTTTAGTAGTCTTTTAATGTTGATTAATGTCACTCCAGCCACAGCATCTTCAATCAGAAAAGTCCAAGATTATTCTTCTCAAATTCCCTCAGTTTCACAACTATCAGATGTCAGTCCTGATGACTGGGCATATGAAGCATTACGTTCTTTAGTAGAGCGATATGGCTGTATTTCAGGTTTTCCCGATGGTTCTTATCGCGGGAATCAGACCTTGACTCGCAACGAATTTGCTGTCGCTCTTAATAATTGTTTACAAAATATTGAAAGTTTAGACACACAGATTGAGCGCGATACCTTAGCAACAATTCAACGTTTGCAATCGGAGTTTTCTCCTCAACTAACAAGATTAGGTAACAAGATAGAACAACTAGAAACTAGAGTCACAACTCTAGAAAACCAACAATTTTCACCCAACCTCGAACTCGAAGGCGAAGTGATTTTTGCACCATTGGTTGCTATTGGCGGAAACAAAGCTGATGGCAGTGGTGAATCGGTAGAGGAAAATGTGGCTTTAGGCAATCGTGTTCGTTTAACTCTAGAAAGTAGTTTTACTGGCAAAGATGAATTAAAAGTTCGTCTGCAATCACGTCAAGTTGCTGAATTGGAAGAAGTCACAGGCACACAAATGTCTAATTTAGGATTTGATGGTGATGATGGAGAACAATTTGAAATTGATGAATTAGGATATCAGTTTCTGCTTGGTCAACAAACTAGCATAACTCTCAGTACGGGAGGTGAAGGTTTAGGTGACTACGTTCCGACAGTTAGTCGTTGGTTTAGTGGTAGTAGCGATGGTTCTATTTCCACCTTTGGACGAGAAAATCCGATTCGTCGCCAAGGAGAAGGGGCGGGATTGGGAATATCTCACGATTTTAGCGATGCAATCAATTTTTCTACTGCTTATGTCGCTATTGATTCTGAAGATCCAGAAGCGGGTCTTTTCTATGGCCCTTTTGCTGCGATCGCACAAGTTACTTTTACTCCCCTAGATTCCTTAGCTTTTAGCTTGACCTACACTAATTCTTACAACAGTTTTAATACGGGAACAGGTAGCAGACTAACAGGCAATCCTTTTAACGATAGTTCTGATGCTATCAAAGCTAATGCCTATGGAGCAGAGGCTGCGATCGCTATTACCCCTACTTTTAATATTGGCGGACGAATTGGTTATTTAGAAGCAAACGCCAAAGATTTATCAGAAAACCCCGAAGCAGATATTTTAACTTGGACAGCCTTTTTAGCTCTGGAAGATGTTGGAACAGAAGGCAGTGTTGCAGGATTGATCTTTGGTCAACCGCCTAAAGTCATCGATAATAGTTTTGGTGAAGATTTTGAAGATCCAGACACTTCTTTACACATTGAAGCTTTTTATCAATTGCCACTCAATGATAATATTGCCATCACGCCTGGTATGTTTGTAATTACTAATCCTGAGCATAACAGCAACAATGATACAATCTACATCGGTACGATCCGCACAACTTTCAGTTTTTAA
- a CDS encoding DUF29 domain-containing protein has product MIEESYELCLDKQIELLRSRNFSELNIEYLIEELEGLNKSNERELESYLIVLIAHLLKWEYQPSLQCGSWRGSIINSRNRIAKLLKQQPSLKRKLPEIIPEAYIEAKEWASEETGMKITLFPLNCPYEESKLLDKSWLP; this is encoded by the coding sequence ATGATTGAAGAAAGCTACGAATTATGCTTAGATAAACAAATTGAACTATTGCGATCGCGTAATTTTTCTGAATTAAACATAGAATATTTAATCGAGGAATTAGAAGGTTTGAATAAAAGCAATGAGAGAGAACTAGAAAGTTATCTTATTGTTTTAATTGCTCATTTATTGAAATGGGAATATCAACCTTCTTTACAATGCGGTAGTTGGCGTGGCTCAATTATAAATAGTCGCAATCGTATTGCTAAACTTTTGAAACAACAACCATCTTTAAAAAGAAAATTACCAGAAATAATTCCTGAAGCTTACATCGAAGCAAAAGAATGGGCAAGTGAAGAAACAGGAATGAAAATAACTTTATTTCCTCTCAATTGTCCTTATGAAGAATCAAAATTACTTGATAAAAGTTGGTTACCTTGA